The Phlebotomus papatasi isolate M1 chromosome 3, Ppap_2.1, whole genome shotgun sequence genomic sequence tcgTGACATTGAGTATCCTAAAACGAACCACAAAGTATCccgaaatgaagaagaagagaaaGATATAGAACATTTTGTGAAAATCCGACCATCCATCTGATTCCTCAACGTCCATTGCGTAAAGTACCTTCCGGGGATTTGTGTACTGGCAGAACAGCTCATCGCAGATCATCTTGGTTCTGTTCAGGCCATAAATTGAGGTGATGAAGGAATTTTGTCCATACCGCATGAAGGAGATATCAAACAACCAATTGAGGTAAGAAGGAGCATCTCGGCGGGTAATAAAGTATCCAGAACTTGCGAAGAATGCAACAGTAACAAATTGTCCAAGAATAGATGCATTCTGGAAagataataaaatgaaaactatttaaaaaatctgaaTAATCTTCAATTCCTCGAATTAggtggaagtggggcacctttgaaagtgggacacctttgaaattgcgatttttctcccatgtttaagtggaactgagccatatcataacataatttagcttctcaatctgtttgtgcagctaaagtatatcacgataaggctcaattttatttaaaaataggtgaaaaatcccaatttcaaaggtgccccacttctccctatgtAATTTCCTATCTTTGTCTTTACAATTTCTTAATCCTAGAGCTATCATGATAAAAGTATTAACTAACATGCAGTATAGACACAAAGGATACTTGCGAGTAAggttaaatttttgtttaaaaaatattttaagctgAGATTTCTTTATGGAAcggtgaaatttaattaattttatataattttattttcagaaaatatcgcTCAAATGTTCTGCTTTTATATAATTaagatatgaatttttttaattttaatatatgtTGAAAAAACtagataaaatatatttttcttaatctttaaaTTATTCGAGTTTTACTTCTCTTAAATTCACAATCTGGCTTTAAGATTTAGTATTAGAAAACTGAGgtagaatgataactttttgatACTATCGAATTGATAGTATcgcgataaatctatatctgttagattaactgaatgtcgactttttgcTCACTGATGGatcatttattgtgacattcttaaaagaatatgaCTGTTAATAAATATctgtattagttacaggaagtgcagctatagtttaaatttttcagaattgacagttgatagtatcgaaaacgagttatcatgtcacccctgatttaattgaataaaataattcggatttattttaaattttaattgcgagagaattcatattaaattaaatatatattagGGCATAGAAATTTAATTAGATAGGATTGtaaataattgaattgaatgttTTACCATTTaagcttaaataaattttccataaaaaattaaaaaactttaCTATGAAAAACAAAAGCTCTTGGAGATTGATTTTGAaaacaactttaaaattaagaacTAAAGAGCATAACAAACTTGAAAATGGGTCAAAGGACAAACAGTTGAAAGCGTTAAATAGATTCAGTCTGATCAGTTTGATCCTTGTGGTGAATACTTAACTTGCAAAATTTGGTGGGAAATGGTCAATCCAAATTATCATAAATACAGAGTGAGTTTAAGATCAGAGATTAAAGGTTTTAGCTGATAtccttttcacaaatttttaatacatatacctaatattttatcataaaattttgcGACATTAACGATAAGTCGGATCATTTTCTCCCgacaataataaagaaaaaaatgatccCAATACTATCCCAACATTGTTATTGAAAGAAGACATTTTCAGGGTAAAATTcatgtcagtaaaaaaaaattaggcgaCTAAAATTAAACCAATTCAAAAAACAAATCTGGTGGTCGTAGGATGAGAGTAGATTCAGCACAGAATAACTTTTTCTTTCCAGCGCTTTTTAAAAGAACAAAGAAAAAGCGTTTAACCAAAGAAATAGTTTATTgcagaatgtttttattaattgCTGTAAAGTTATCTAAAAGTGTGTTAACTCGGCTACCTACAGTGAATGTCAAAAGTTGGTTGCCTATTGAGAAACCAAGTGGAaataattatagaaaaaattactttttcatttgcaaatgagttccctgtaatccgtagatctcatttatatatttcaaattaattaattaaatttatttcatataatttaATCTATTTCATATAatagtaattcaaaatggtcaaaaacgtCAAAAACATATAACCAAATAAATGTGAACCGGTTATATTTTGAGAGGCAAATTGCAGGTATTCACACTTCTAAAGTTTTCAATTTGACTATTATTTTGGTCACTGATATTTTCATAAGAAAACAATTACCTAAAGCAAATGTAAACTAGGTAATTATTATTAACTGTAGTCTTCACTGTTAACCTTTAAGGACAAGACGCTTTTCATTGATcgaaaattaacaaataaaagcGATACCgacaaataaaatcaatgaaaccaATCCATTAGAGCCGGATGCGGTGTAGTTTTCGCCTCTATGGTTGATTGCAACCTAACCTATaacatttgagaaattttcaaatttagatttacaaataaaaacagCCTAGATTTATATAAACTTGTACTGGGCTAtaacgtacaaacattagaataAAATAGCTTTAAATAATCAGGAAAGCTCATTTTCTCCACTGCACAGTGACTggtaaaataaaaggatcaaattgatccagatttgatccttttgcaaaggatggatcaaattaacatgttctaaatgtgcattcagagtttgaaacttgatccattctttgcaaaatggtcaaatttggatcaatttgatttttttttatttttatctgatGAATCAGATTTGGTTTTCGGATTATCATTATTGCACAACAAGCAAAAATCCTTACAAAAATGCCACTGAATGGTCTGTAAGGAAATTCTGTAATGGTATGGCAATATCACATGGAAAATTCCAACCTTTTCAAATTGTAAAATCGGAAGAACCAATCGAATATCCGATTCATATCAGTCACTAAGAACTTCATAGAGcagtttctacactgagagaaatccgaaaaagttaaaataactttccgcaaatgttaattttaccctgcagtattgatccgaaaacggtgaaaatattaccctttttaggtgtattatgggttaaagttacccttcctTCATgatgattttacccttaaaaggtgtaaaattaacattaaaaaatgttgatatatttttacacctgaaaagtgttaaaattataaggaaaaaaagttaatcgcaacctcttttttttctcagtgtaatgatCAGTGGCTGAacactgggctttaatgttgttCTACGACACAATTTAccacaaaaatttgtcatattgttatataattcccctactggacgtCCCAAAGAtgtcaatttttcagaaaatgtctAAAAATGAATGATAATGTGTTTAAGGACCTCAAAGTGAAATAGGGGAATtagctacactgagagaaatccgaaaaagttaaaataacattccggaaatgttaattttaccctaaagtattgatccaaaatcggtgtaaatattacccttttcaggtgtattgggggttaatgttacccttttcatgttaattttacccttaaaaaggtgtaaaattaacattaaaaaatgttgatatatttttacacctaaaaagtgttaaagtgctggggaaaaaaggttaatcgcacactcttttttcggatttctctctcagtgtaaaATCACGAGGATATCGTATGACTATTTGTTCGACATCCTACAAGACATTTTTGATAGGAAGAAGCTCTTCGCACAATTGCTATCGCATTTGCCCACTTTGAAGCAAAACCgtaaaggaaaattgcacgaaatTCAGTTCGAATAGTCCTTTAACTGCCACTTTCCCAAGACTAGGACTTAAGAGTATATTAATATCACCTATTTTGGAGAGTTTTCGATAGACTTTTTTTGGACGAGATGAAAAAGTGAGATAATCGTTGAAAACGCTATATCGGTTTAATCGGTATTCTCTTGATAAACAAAATCGAATTTaactaaaagaaattaatttaattaattttaattttttcgtaaGTTATGTATAAAAAGATATTGACAGTtctaaaatttagaaattttagtgAAACTTGCATAAATTTGAAGACATTcacaatttgcaaaatttctcatcaatatttaaaaaaaaaagtcatgcaattttatttagaaaaaataattctataacCTCTtactttaaattctttaaataataaataatagtaCATTTTTACatcattctttttttcaattaatctgTTATGGGATTTTTATAATATGAATACAATTGATTTTGCATCGTAATTccatataaaatgaatattaaacACCAAACATGTGTTGTAAATCAATCGtgggaatttagaaaatttttatagcCGTGAAATATAAAACAATTGGAACAAAAATAAACATATAACTAATGCTATTGTAGTGCAAGAAATATAAGTTATTGGAGCAAATAGAATTAAACTACATATGCAAATATATTTTAGTGTGGAAAATTTGAGGATTATTGCACTGAAACGTCTGCAATATGGATATTTACCAACCTGCACATTAAATATGAATCCATTGATGCATCCAATGCTGTGGGCAATGACAACGAGAGCATTGCATGCAATTGTAAAGATGATGAGCCTCTGGAACTCCATGGGTTGGTCTGTGACCCAAAATGTAACAACACTGTACAGAGTTGCTGCAATTACGTGAAGTGGAAGGTCCACAATGGCCAGGGAGAAGTAGTAGGGCAATATAGAGTACCATCCATTGAAGTGTTCCCTCTTCACTATTGGAATTTCTCGTGGTACTTCAATGATAAATTTCTAGTTACCATCAAATTAGCGATCTATGCTAGCTCATTGACTTACTCACTGAGAAACTGGCGGAATATGTGACAAAAGAAAAGTAGCTGAATGTGTAGAGGATGTAGCGTAAGTTGTTGAGAACATTTTCCGCCCTATGACCTACCCCTCGATACATAATGCATACGATGGCTATACAGAGGATGTGCACCGCACTCCTCATGGCAATTAGGGAGATGTCACGATAAGTTATTAGGGAACGGCGCTTCACCAAACCCAACAATTGTCTGAAGAAGCCACTTGACCGAGAGCGATATCTTGAATTGATCTTTGGCTGAACTTCTGAACTCCCCTGCTGAGTGAATTTCATGGCATCCAGAAGGCGACTTCTCCAGTCATTTTCATAGGCACCGGAAGCTATTTCCAGGAGAAACTCCGCTGGATTGTAAGACTGCGGGCAGATGATGTCAAAGGACTCCCTAAGATGCCTCACAATATCCCCATACACTCCACTGTAGATGCACTTCCCCTCCGCCAAGACGTAGAGTTGATCACATTGTTGCAGAATTAGAGGAGCTGGTTGGTGTACAGTTGCAATAATCACTCTTCCGTCTTTGGCCAATTTCTTCAGAACCTTCATGCACTGAATCGAAGAGGAATAATCAAGTCCACTGGTGGGCTCATCAAAGAACATCACAGAAGGATCTCTTATCATCTCCAGGGCTATCGTCAACCGCTTTTTCTCCCCTCCAGACAAATCCGAACTCTTCACACTTTTCACTTCAGACAAGTTCAGCGACTCTAGTATCCTATCAATATTCTCCTGGACATCTTCACTCTTCCTACTTCTAATCTTGAAATAGGACGCGAAGTTCATTGCCTCATTCACTGTTAAAAATGGCGCTACAATACTATCTTGAAGGATATACACGGAATTCACTGTCCTTATCACCTGCCCATTATTTATCACAGAAATATCACCTGAAAACCCTTTGCGCACAGCTCCCGCCAAAATGTTCAACAGAGTTGTCTTACCAGCCCCAGAAACTCCCATAATTATACTCAATTGACCACTATTGAAGCAGCCACTGATACCATTGAGAATCACTTTCTTCTCAGCACGACAGAAGCCAGACCGCCAATCACGCACGCGGACATTGTATCTGAGATTTGAGAAACTGAGACTCACATTCTGAGACGCAACTTCAGCCATGGTGAGCTGATGAACACGGGACACTGACTAGCTAGTGGAAGTTTAACTGCCAAACAACAATTAATTCAAGCATTACATTCACTACGTCAGAAAAAGTGAAACTAACTAGCAATATCTGGTACACTGTCAACTTTTGTGGGAAATtgtattaacattttaattactTTGAAGAACttcttataattaaaaaaatatatatatcaaaATACATTAATTGCAGTTATTTTGagtgaaaaaaatatgtgtactaaatttagtacacggGCTTTTGTATGTTCAGTTGACATAAGTGtctaacaattcatttttttaatccttAGTCACAAAcagaaaaaacatgttttaattaaatattttaccatCCTTTTAAAAAGAAGTCCCATATAGTTTTAGAACGTGTTCTAAAATTACTACACGAAAAATTTGTGTtactgtttaattttttaacagtAGATCAGGATATATCTGACTTATTAAAAATGGTTATATGCCATCCAAAAGGTTTAAATGAGAAACTatcatgtactaaatttagcaCAATGGAAAATGCATATTCAgtaacggtggcagccaaaatcccgaaaaggccaaaatcccgaaagccaaaatacttaaagccaaaatcccgaatgttcaaaatcctgaaagggctgaaattatatgggggaaaacgtttagaataattttccaagacacagagcATATACCCTTTGCCTtcagaaagcgcgggtgcaaacgtgggagtagttatgatacttttaagaattcgggattttggatttcgggattttgtcccattcgggattttggctttcgagattttggcgttagggattttcgctttcgggattttgaccgggacccttcaGTAGATGTAAGCCATTTAGTAATCCCAACAATCATTAGTAATAACTTTGTTTtagttgaatattttgaattttttctcatattaacggtccttctggatcccgtctccttaattttagtacatgttcTAAAATAATTGCACTATAACTTGAAATGTACTTTCAATTATTCactgataaattttcaaaatattggacATACCACGTTCAGCTGAAACACTTATTGGTGCTAAATTTAGTACTATGGAAAATTTATGTTCAGTTAACTAAGTTAACACTCAATACCCATTACTCTTAAGCTAAAATAAactgaaattttaaaactgttttaaaacatgttctaaaatatttcttttaatgtattatttttcaacaaatttgcgTTTCAAGGACTTTTTTGAAACATCAAATGCGTAGTACTATATTTCTGACTTTTagtactatatttttttattaaaaaaaatttctaattattatTCACAAAAGACTTTATGATTTTTGTTTGAATCAGGTTCCATAATaatatgattttaaaatattttagaacaaCGTTTAATTTTAAACTGTCTTAAGTTTCATTCATCAAATAACTGAAATACTAAtgcttattttctttgaaacgATACCTCTCTGACTTTAACGTACGTATGATACTATTTTTAAGCATTTCagaatactttgaaaaacttGTCAGACTTGGTTGTACTAAATTAAACCGTGAcccaaattaaaattatttacaatgaCCAGAGAAATTCACGTTAAATGTGTAACATTAGTAATTAAGGACTTTTCAATTACCTATTATAGATTAATAccacataatttaaaaaaaaatttagtacatcatGCGTACTAATTTTAAAgatcatgaaaaaaattataataagtttgaaatttttcaaaaagcagTATGGAAAAATCtgtactaaattttcaaaatcataaGTACCAGATTTTTAGtacacagaaaatttaaatatgttaattaaaaattaatcatacTGGTGCATGCTTCGAGTTCTATTTTTTCTTCAACCATTCTTCAATATAGCACTATTAGTCATTTTTTTAACAGTGTACTAAAGCAGAAAGAGTTTCTCCGAAACGCCTTGAAAATTCATGAATTTCACTATAAAAGTGTAATTGCAAATTGGTCGATTAGGTACACGTTTTATCCACTTATACGCAAAAATGGTCTTTTTTTTAGCAGATTTACGATGAATGAAGCAGTGCTTGTTGCTTAGCGGATAGtgatatgaaaaaaaagtccGAGAAATTGCTATTTTTTTACATCTATGGTGAGAAGAAAAATGTTGATGCGGAAAAATTACTCAGTGAACAATGACTAGAGATGAAAACTAAAGTGAGAAGATTATTTGTCATACAAGTTATAGGTTCACTCCCCCTTTTTGTTGGCACTGAATTAAAAATTCCATTTCATTTATATGCATTCTCGAATGATTTATGGAGAATGGGTTAGTGTAGAAAAGTACGAGCTGCAACTGAACACGACAGGCTGCAAAAAATGCAAACCTGTCAACTGAATAGCCAATTTTGTTGGATGCAGATGTTAGTGGAGAAAAAAAGTGCTAATTGTTACATGCTCCAGTTGAGAGAAATTTACTCCAATATTCCATTGACATCCAGAATTCGATACCTGAGAATAAGAAaagaacaactcgattttttgcgaaattcgtttttttcgcttttcgggtagtccttgacaccctctacttcccctgtgaatattatactggaaaataaattattcccaaagttatagtgctttttctaaaaaagcaaaatctcactaatttttcaattcagtaaggataagagccgcataactcgaccgtatgacgtcatcattttgctTGTCAAAAGTATCCCGGCTGATTTCACTACAATACataagctattatttggctgTGAATATGTATAGTCTTCAATTTGGTAGTAACTAGTTAATAACTAATATAGTTAATAATAGTTAACAAATCttctataaaattgaaaaaaaaggatcaaaaactaaaaagtggAAATTGAATACGGAATAGATGTAAAATGCTATTATTATCTATTATTATgctattatttatcaaatattactaatatcttgatattttttaagtTCTCGAATATTGTAAGTGTTGCAAAAACTGGATAAAAGcgataaaatgctaatttattatgcaGCAAACTTCTCCTTGGCGCGAGAGCTCATAACCTGTTAACTTTAAACTGTTAACTGTAAAATTGGTTTCaaataataacaagaaatatgtaaaaaatgaaaaaaaataatataagacctatagTTGGTATGGTTACCCGCCCTGGGAATCCTACTTTACTGAAACACTTCCTCTTGGTtcgataattatatctttttattaatcaattttcacatgaaagtcTTCTACATGTTCTTTCGGATAATTAGCCGCCATTCCACacttcacttcttcttcttcttcctcttccagttcctcatcctagacacacaccaacAGTTCCCACAGGGGGAATTCTGTGTggaattgtcacgcgtgagttagAAACCCATCAATGCTAATCGAACtttcttcttctctttatttAACGGGACGTCATCCATTGAATGGTTTCCCGTACCAATCGAACTTTTGTTCTCATAATCACAtgtgttcgaaaatgcaattaattgattttttaatgaaatctctcttcaattcaatgatttttgtttgatttgtttaataaaaatcattgtcATTTAAATTGCCAGTAACCTCAAATGTGTAACTGGACTAGACTTGTAATGGTatagtaaagaaaaataaaatgaaaatgcattttatgagtTGTTCTTCTTTCCCGAATTCCTGttggaattttacaaaaaaaatctaaaattcacaaattacaaatgagaatttaaaaattgtacagACGAATATTAGTTGTATAATCCTTACCAAATTgctagaaaaagaaaattcaatggaaattagCTTTTTGTTACGATAATCTGTGAAAAATCACTTTGGCATTTTCtgccaattttcagaaaatttatgcaaaaaccacgagaaaattggaaaatatatattaaaaaattaatttataagtcCTATAACTGCTGTGGAAGTCTTGTGAattgaaaaactattaaaaatttgcttttttgttAAGAATATCTGAACTAGCATAGTATGCCAACTTGGTAATCTACGTGATTTTTTGTCTCTTAAAAAATGGCTACTGATTTCGTTGGCGTCATACAAAGCGAGCGCTTTCCGCCAAGAACAAAATGGACGACGAGCGCCTCTCACGCTTTTCATGCGTACTTCGCTTTCCTGTCGGCAGTACATCGAGAAAACCCTTTAAAGTGCGGTAATCGAAATATCGATTTAATCGAATTTTCTGTGAGGATAATGTGTTTATAGGTATAGTTTATGCCTAATGGGAAATTGTCAATGAATCTGTCACAGTGATTAAAAACACGTGGTGGTTCAGAGCAATGGCCGCAATGGATTAGTATACATAGATAGTGATGTGTATGGGGAAtgatatcgaaacaattttgacaagtgatgCGTGACCAGCCGGGTCTTTTGGCAGCGTGGGAAAACTCGAGTTGTTTGGGTCTTATCCTGAGTTTTTGATATGACAGCtgaggaaaaatatgttacaactcggaaaatattataataattattaaaatacacattattttgtgaaaattttatggaattaagatGGCTATTATAGAATCCTTTCGTTTGATGCACAATATTAgaaaagtgaagttaaattaattgatttattagcaaatgcaaatctcagctttaaatcgctctcctgtaaagttggccattcgtgAGTTGTTCTTTTCTTATTCTCAGGTATCGAATTGAAAACACTTTCAATACATGATACCCAAGAAACATTATTTCCACATTTTATGTTGTAGTATTTCGTAAGTATGAATCATAAAGTTTTACaagcggaggcagccaaaatcccgaaagggtcaaaatcctgaaagccaaaatcccgaaatccaaagtctcgaatgttcaaaatcccaaaagggatgaaattatatggaggataatttgtagaataatttcccagaaaattttccattgctccagcaagcgcgggtgcaatcgtggaagtatTCCGGATACTTTTAAgtat encodes the following:
- the LOC129808326 gene encoding ATP-binding cassette sub-family G member 1-like encodes the protein MAEVASQNVSLSFSNLRYNVRVRDWRSGFCRAEKKVILNGISGCFNSGQLSIIMGVSGAGKTTLLNILAGAVRKGFSGDISVINNGQVIRTVNSVYILQDSIVAPFLTVNEAMNFASYFKIRSRKSEDVQENIDRILESLNLSEVKSVKSSDLSGGEKKRLTIALEMIRDPSVMFFDEPTSGLDYSSSIQCMKVLKKLAKDGRVIIATVHQPAPLILQQCDQLYVLAEGKCIYSGVYGDIVRHLRESFDIICPQSYNPAEFLLEIASGAYENDWRSRLLDAMKFTQQGSSEVQPKINSRYRSRSSGFFRQLLGLVKRRSLITYRDISLIAMRSAVHILCIAIVCIMYRGVGHRAENVLNNLRYILYTFSYFSFVTYSASFSVIPREIPIVKREHFNGWYSILPYYFSLAIVDLPLHVIAATLYSVVTFWVTDQPMEFQRLIIFTIACNALVVIAHSIGCINGFIFNVQNASILGQFVTVAFFASSGYFITRRDAPSYLNWLFDISFMRYGQNSFITSIYGLNRTKMICDELFCQYTNPRKVLYAMDVEESDGWSDFHKMFYIFLFFFISGYFVVRFRILNVTRK